One genomic segment of Macaca fascicularis isolate 582-1 chromosome 19, T2T-MFA8v1.1 includes these proteins:
- the LOC102119942 gene encoding small ribosomal subunit protein eS27-like, whose translation MPLAKDLLHPSPEEEKRKHKKKRLVQSPNSYFMDVKCPGCYRITTVFSRAQKVVLCVGCCTVLCQPRGGKARLTEGSSFKRKQH comes from the coding sequence ATGCCTCTCGCAAAGGATCTCCTTCATCCCTCcccagaagaggagaagaggaaacaCAAGAAGAAACGCCTGGTGCAGAGCCCCAATTCCTACTTCATGGATGTGAAATGCCCAGGATGCTATAGAATCACCACGGTCTTTAGCCGTGCACAAAAGGTAGTTTTGTGTGTTGGCTGCTGCACTGTCCTCTGCCAGCCTCGAGGAGGAAAAGCAAGGCTTACAGAAGGAAGTTCCTTTAAGAGGAAGCAGCACTAA